A single window of Rhizobium sp. CCGE531 DNA harbors:
- a CDS encoding HAMP domain-containing sensor histidine kinase, which translates to MRQPSLKWLLVSRLVTLQAGMIAVVLLMVIATVWSTGYLLDDYEGGSLDVLAEAIERDAAGGLVLRETPDLVHLRAKAPDLWFTIRDPEGRRLQAGNIPIAYLPLVAVLGQLSDARLSDRPELAGKPDAVIKWVESPAGRVQILTGTKGQMSAQRLARGISGGFLLVILPVIVLMALATSLATPLVVRRALTGLGRTVAQAVHIEFDKRGVRLQVSDVPIEISGLVSAVNDALRRLDAGYERHQHFLAQAAHELRTPIAILNARVSALPAGTDKRDLLEDAARLTTLAGQLLDLQRLDQKRNHFLPVNLVAMAKQVLFDLGPLALGAGYDVAFERECDEIVVTGDQTSLERALTNLVQNAIDHGGRQGTITVRVAKSDSIEVCDEGNGIARDEHEQIFEPFNRLGPDGRGAGLGLNLVREIMQLHGGSVAVVNAGSKGACLRMSFPLDWVADCTARPA; encoded by the coding sequence ATGCGACAGCCTTCGCTGAAATGGCTGCTCGTCAGCAGGCTGGTGACACTGCAGGCGGGCATGATTGCGGTTGTCCTTCTCATGGTCATTGCGACGGTCTGGAGTACCGGCTACCTGCTTGACGACTATGAAGGTGGCAGCCTCGATGTGCTGGCCGAAGCGATTGAGCGCGACGCAGCTGGTGGATTGGTACTGCGAGAGACGCCGGATCTCGTTCATCTTCGCGCCAAGGCACCGGACCTGTGGTTCACGATCCGCGACCCGGAGGGGCGCCGGCTACAAGCGGGCAACATTCCTATTGCCTATCTACCGCTGGTCGCAGTGCTCGGCCAACTCAGCGACGCCCGGCTGAGCGACCGACCTGAATTGGCCGGAAAACCCGATGCGGTGATCAAATGGGTCGAAAGCCCTGCCGGGAGGGTCCAGATTCTGACGGGTACGAAAGGGCAGATGTCCGCGCAGCGGCTTGCAAGGGGTATTTCAGGCGGGTTCCTCTTGGTGATACTGCCTGTCATCGTGCTGATGGCGCTGGCGACGTCGCTGGCCACTCCACTGGTGGTACGCCGGGCGCTCACCGGTCTAGGCCGGACTGTAGCGCAAGCCGTCCACATCGAATTCGACAAGCGTGGCGTCCGACTGCAGGTGAGCGATGTGCCCATCGAAATCAGCGGACTTGTCAGTGCGGTCAACGATGCACTACGCCGCCTGGATGCGGGCTATGAGCGACATCAGCATTTTCTGGCCCAGGCAGCCCATGAACTGCGCACGCCGATTGCCATCCTGAACGCGCGCGTTTCCGCACTCCCCGCCGGCACCGACAAGCGCGACCTGCTGGAGGACGCGGCGCGGCTGACGACACTCGCCGGTCAACTTCTCGACCTTCAGCGCCTCGACCAGAAGCGGAACCATTTTCTGCCGGTGAATCTAGTCGCGATGGCCAAGCAGGTGCTGTTCGACCTCGGCCCGCTGGCGCTTGGTGCCGGCTATGACGTAGCCTTCGAGCGGGAATGCGATGAGATAGTGGTGACGGGCGATCAGACGTCATTGGAACGAGCGCTGACGAATCTAGTTCAAAACGCCATAGACCATGGCGGACGCCAAGGAACGATTACGGTACGCGTCGCAAAAAGCGACTCCATCGAAGTCTGCGACGAGGGCAACGGCATTGCGAGGGATGAACATGAGCAGATTTTTGAGCCCTTCAATCGCCTGGGACCTGATGGCCGTGGCGCCGGTCTGGGACTTAATCTGGTTCGGGAAATTATGCAGCTCCACGGCGGCAGCGTCGCCGTGGTTAATGCCGGCTCCAAAGGCGCCTGCCTGAGAATGTCGTTTCCCTTGGACTGGGTTGCCGATTGCACCGCGCGACCGGCCTGA